From a single Okeanomitos corallinicola TIOX110 genomic region:
- the clpP gene encoding ATP-dependent Clp endopeptidase proteolytic subunit ClpP, producing the protein MIPIVIEQSGRGERAFDIYSRLLRERIIFLGQQVDSSLANLIVAQLLFLDSEDPEKDIYMYINSPGGSVTAGMGIFDTMKNIRPDVCTICTGLAASMGAFLLSAGTKGKRMSLPHSRIMIHQPLGGAQGQATDIEIQAREILYHKRKLNEYLAEHTGQPMERISEDTERDFFMSPEEAKEYGLIDQVIDRHAAGSRPMAVV; encoded by the coding sequence ATGATTCCTATCGTTATTGAACAATCAGGTCGTGGCGAACGCGCCTTTGATATCTACTCACGGTTATTGCGTGAGCGCATCATCTTTTTAGGTCAACAGGTAGATAGCAGCCTTGCTAACCTGATTGTTGCCCAATTACTGTTTTTAGATTCTGAAGACCCAGAGAAAGACATTTATATGTACATCAACTCTCCTGGTGGTTCAGTCACTGCGGGTATGGGCATCTTTGACACCATGAAAAATATCCGCCCCGATGTGTGTACTATTTGTACCGGACTAGCAGCAAGTATGGGAGCTTTTCTTCTGAGTGCAGGTACAAAAGGTAAACGGATGAGTCTACCCCATTCACGGATTATGATTCACCAACCTTTAGGTGGCGCTCAAGGTCAAGCAACTGACATCGAAATTCAGGCGCGGGAAATTCTTTACCACAAGCGCAAGCTAAATGAGTATTTAGCCGAACACACCGGTCAACCCATGGAGCGAATTAGTGAAGATACAGAGCGTGACTTTTTCATGTCTCCAGAAGAAGCCAAAGAATACGGTTTAATAGACCAAGTAATTGACAGACACGCAGCCGGTAGTCGTCCAATGGCTGTAGTTTAG